ATTCTGGAAGTTCACTGAAGGCCGGGCCATTCAAAGGTGAAAAGGGAGGACAGTTAGGTGAGCAATTACAACATGTGAAGTCATACAAATTATATAATGAATTAGTGGGCAAGTCAAACTCAAATAGTTTAGTGGCATTTAACAGAACTGGTGTTGGCGGCAGTAAATCTGtattaacaaaaattaaatcAGAATATAAAAAGAAAGACTTGGTAGATAAAGATGAAATTGCAGCACAAcaaaaattaagaaagaaatTTGAAACAGAAGCAAGCCCACATTTAAAGGGGTTCATTTGTGTCCTTCAGGCAGTACCACTTAAGGTAATTAAGGGTGGGGTAAGACTGTGGCATGAACTAACGCGTAGTAGTCCAGATTTTTGGTATAACACCGGTGGATTTATTAcatcacaacaaacacacaccaaaagGATTTTATTCTATGAAATGAAAGTCTTGTCCAATGGCATTTATGATCAGTGAAGAGCACACCCAAAGTGCAGTTGAACAGCTACTCACTGCAATGAGAGATTATGAATATATCTAAATTGGCAATGTACATGTTTAGCCTTCTTGTGAATTTCCGTGAAGCTAGCAACAATTAGACTTCCCGTATATAAGTTCCGGTGAAAACCTCTGGTGAGTTTCTATCAAAATACAAGCACAGAATTAACGTTAATAACGTTCATTAGTCCCGAAGAATAACATTACAATAACCGCGGTTTCTGAGCTTTGATAGAggtttacctttatttaaaaacatttcagatacaATTTGTACAGAATCGCTAGCCCCTAATTCTTGGTAACAAACGGGGAGGCAGGGGCCTGTGGTAAATGTAGTTTTGGAACTTGCTTTATCTTCTGACTCTCACTGAACCGTGAACAGTGACTTGACTCTAAAAGAAAAACTTATTTCGCTGCAAGACAGCATCTTGTGGTAGACCCTCCGTTAATAAGATGTATTTAACACTGCTTTACGAAACCAACCTTCACAATAAACAATTTTAATCATTGCAGGAAAATATCCGAAATGTAGTTGCTTTCCGGAACCATTAATCTCAAATGAAACTAGGCGGGATTATCTTCCGTTACACAGGAATTGCAACAGAATTGCGCGACGAGAGAAATATTCCGAGGGAAATTGTTTGCTATAATTTTGTATCGGTTGGGTCATAGCTGAATAAGTGAATAATCTAAATATTTTGTGCACcactataaattatttatttttccgcATTTAGATACACCAAGAATTCAAAATGTTGATTAAAGTTAAGGTAAGGTAATGTTGTCGAAGATTATAAACATCACACAATGACAgtatagctaatgttagcagaTGTGGCATAACCACGGTCTTAATACAGAAAACAGCAGGCAGTTGTGACTGTTTATTGGTAGCTAATTTATTAAAGTACTAACTTGGTTGTAAGTAACGTCACACAAAAACCCAGGTGCTACAACTATCAATTATTCTAATaaaaaatagctagctagccagataCCTAGCCAGGTTGCTCGCTGAATAAAATTAGCTAAACAAGCTTGTACAAGACTTCGATAGCAAGTCAGCTCTGTGCGTGAGTCCTGTACGTTAGTTTTGGTCTTTTGGCGAAGTTACTGGTTAATCTGCAAAATAGGTTTGCAAACGTTATCATAGCAATCAGAATAGATTTAAGAAATTGTTGCTCGACACGCATGAAGGAACCAATGTTAGTTTCTGTGTTACAATAGCCagaattatataataaaataattttgttacaatctttttttctcGCTTCACCATCGAACCCCCGTCTATCTCATCAATGTGCCTTTCAGACATTAACTGGCAAGGAGATTGAGATCGATATTGAGCCAACAGACAAGGTAAGCTCCATCTCGATGAGCTACAGTGCCCAGCCagtgtgtaggctactgtactAACGCTTGATGTCTCAATGACCTTCCACGTACTTCGGTGTCTAGTCTGCGCATACTATATTAAGCGTTAGTGCTTCAGTTGAATATTTTGGATTTCAACAGggcatatcatttttttttttgcatagtttATTCTGGCACTTCTTGTTTGCTTTGTCATTGGCTGTAAGAGTATTAACTATCCTGTATGTTGTCAATGCTGTTTTCATCTTATTGAATTCACTTATGCATTTAAATCACTGGATTACAGTAGTGTCGTGTGCATAGATGATATTCCCCACTGTTTCAGTGCAGTTTTACTTTACTGTAATGTCCAATCAGTCTGTACGTATTGCAGTGACACTATCAACCAATTCTCCCAGTGCACtcatattgtactgtattgctTGGGCTGtcattgtacattttcagctgtACATTGAACCTTTCCCTATAAATGTAGTTTAAATTCTTCTGCTCCTTCAGTGTGTATAGTTTATATATTGTAAGCAACCTATCCGTTTCATAAATAGTATTAATATTTATGCAACTTTTGTTCTGTGAGCTGTGCCTTCTGGTCCTGGCTGAGCTTCCTTATGCCCTCTAATGATAGAACTGAATTCCATCAAACCCGTTCCCTGGCTGATCACACAAATGCTGTCTCtttcttctcacacacacacgtgcgcgcacacacactcacacatactttctctctctttctcaggtgGAGAGGATCAAAGAAAGGGtggaggagaaagaagggattCCACCTCAACAGCAGAGACTCATCTACAGTGGGAAACAGATGTGAGTCTTTTAGTTAAAAAATTGCTTTTCTGTAGTgcctttcaaatgttttcatcGCAGCCACCCGCGATGTGTTGCACCCGCCTTCTGGTGATCCACAGGGGCGGATTTGTGCCAGAATACTCATCACAGATCACCTCAAAATGGAAAGGGACTCTTAATCAACTCTTAACCATAACCAGTCCTTTCTCGTTCTGTGATGGGTAGCTGCAATattcagtcagtgtgtatatataagcCACCTCTAAATGCTCCCCCCATCCTCTGTTTCAGGAATGATGAAAAGACGGCAGCAGACTACAAAATCCAGGGAGGCTCAGTGTTGCATCTGGTTCTGGCACTAAGAGGAGGGGCTCCCCACAGTCGCAGAATTCATCTGGCCCCCTTTTAACTCCCGACCTGCCTTGACCACCGTAGAGTGTCTGCCAGCAACACCACGCGCACAGCTTCGTCCAGAACTCTATGTTGTTGAAATTAAGCTCATGCTAATTGCATTCTACCAACAGATTCTCTGTCATTGAGTTCTTGTCTATAATATGTTAGAAATCGGCACATTGCCGCCCTTTAGATTTACAGCTAGGATGGGAAAGCACCGCGGTGCTGTTTGGTGATTGCTGAGggaaatgatgtcactgctTGATGTGTTAATTAAAGTTAATGTCACCTGTGTTTGGCACATGTCGACGTTTGTGATCCATTTTGGagctcattttccttttttgtttggaaCAACTGCTCCCACGTTATTATCTGACGTTTGTCGATTAAAACGCATTGActtatttattcagtaaatacaGTGTTTATTGGCTGGAAAGGACTGCAGGTGGAAGTCATTTTTAATCTGCATAGACTACTGTTAGTCTAATACAGACTGCAAgcattgttttgtgtattcATTGCAGATAACCAGTTAACTCTAGCTAAAAGCAATAGGAtatcaaataaagctgaattCCCTTGCATGATAATATACAGACTTCAGCTAATTctcctgtatatatatatactcttgAGCATGCCAGTTTCAGTAGCTTTGCTTGATTAAATTACAAGTTGCCTTGCGTTAAACTGTCACTAGATGGCAGCACTTAACAGGCTATAACCAATGCAAACCTGCTTCATGCAACTGTATGTGACTATGGTTGGTGGCACTGGTGAGAAATTCCTGCGCTAGTGGATGCTAAAGCCACCAGATAAAAGCTGGTTGACTCGGGtgctaaattattaatttagaGTGAGTCAGCTACAACGGAGGTATTCGACAATTCTGTGTTCTGCTTATTGGGTGTTGTAAATGAGTGCAAAGGACCCATTCATATATCCTGATATTCAAATGCTTGTTCATTTGCTCAGACTCGGGGACAACCAAATGATGCACAGCTACCTAGTGGCTATAACTTGTCCTCCCAGTAGCTTAGTCACTATAGGTCGTCTCCACAGGAGCAGGCTGGCACTACGGATGAGTCATTACCGGCTCATACCTGTGCTTTCTCAGTACCTGACCATGACTGGGAGTTTGCAGTGACAGGGCACAAGAGTGTGGTGGTTTATGCCTGCTAGGGTTTCTCAGTTTCTCTGCATTAGTGCCATCCCTATGATACACTAGGCATCCAGACACAGATGTACCACATGCATCAGCTGTGCCAGCTTTCTTGATGCATTGTGTGGCCTGTGGTGTAGAGAACGTCCCTgactaaattcccaacctggctctctcaagtTTGCTACCTAATCttcccctgaaaaaaaaaaaaagttctctccctctccacctttgGTAAtctgtggtgagcgttctggcacaaaatggctgctgtgcatcaccccaggtgggtgctacacattggtggtgggtgaggtgaattcccactcatcactggaAAGCACTTTGGAAGCATTCGGAAAAGTCTatataaatcattcattcattcattcattcattctttcattcattcacatgctagctctcctgtagctctTCTGCTGGCCTGCTCATTACTGTGGGGCCCAAAACCTGTGTACAAATTAAGGAGAAAGATTGGGAAATATTGAAGAAATATGGCCAAGTAATTTACACAGTATGCAGTATTCAAGCTTTCGGAGGTTGGTCTGTGTTCTATGTAGTGTTAAGTGCACATAATGCAGGATTTTGTGGTGTTTCAAcgcacatttattttctcccccTGAAGACAGAGTCTGAATCCATTTGGTATGtagatttttatttccttctttaTTTACATTCATGTGGAAACTCATACAAAATCTAAAAGAAAAGAGTACTCCTGTAGAAACAGCACGCTTAAATTTGAAGTTTTAGAGTGTTCTGGGCATGAATGATTAGACGATCACATTCTCACCATTTGTCAAACTAACCTCTTAGAAAAGCAAGGCAGTCACCATAGAGACAAACATTACACATATctgtgacacaaaaaaaaactgtcctttGGGATCACAGTCATATTGTTTGACGATAAGCTTACTGTCCCAGATTTGCATGGCTCTCAAAATTTACCTTTTTTACCTGATTCACAGGTTTTTCACACATCACATGCATATGCTCTATTATCATTAGAATTCTGCTTCAGTCTTTTGAAGCAGGCAAGCAGCATTTTGATTTCTGTGTCAAGGCAAGGAATTGGTATTGTTTAGTAGACTAGTGTGGCATAGAATACTATAATACAACAAACAGGCAGTGTAGAGCAATTCTGTATGGGTACAGTGCAGAAATGATTGAAAGAGTTCTCATAGACATCAGTTCATTTCAAACTTCACTGTGTTCTATTATGAGGTCACACTGACCCTTTATGAGGTCACACAACCCATGGGGTCATCAGTCCTAATGCATAGACAGTGGGACCCTTCAGGGCTTCCCTAGCCCACCATCTCAATACTTTCCTCCAAGGTGCACAATACCAAGGAGCTGTCAGCCTATCATACATACATGGATTGACTGGGAGTTAAAATAGCTTGTacgtgcgcgtgagtgtgtttcACTGTCAGGTTATTTCAAAGAATGCCGGGCGGAACACGGCGTTGTAGCACAGCATAATACTAGCTGTTTGTTAGCCCCATTCAATGTGTGCCATGGCTCTGTTGGACCCTATAATTACAACAAAGGCCACTCTATAGGAAGTGTAATGTAGGCCACACCATAGCAAGGGCCACActgctgaaacaaaatggcggcagtATGAATGGGTTTGTAGGATACCGTCGAGTGTAGCTCTGCGCCTCAATTTCAGGCTGTCAGAATACGAAGGGTGTGTAAGATCTGGAGTGTAGGATGGAGTCATTGTTAGGTGTGTAGGAGGGGGAGTGGAATCTGGATTAGGAGCTACTGCATAGTTGCCCGTTGGCACAGCTATTTATTTTGGGAGTGTAAATACTATCAACAATACCTCTGTGGCTAATTATAAGACAGCAAGCCTTAGGCCATTGCTAATCATTATATAACACTTAACAAGAATGTATCTAGGAATGGCATTTTCAtacctaaaaataaaacttctcCATTAAGTTTAAGGAGTGAATATGTGCACaacttcagtacagtacagtcacagtacagtacagacagaagttcagtatagtacagtacagacagaaacatCTACATAAACAGAGGACTCTTGGACACTCCTTCTACTCCTCTATCTAAGCTACACATACAGTTAAATATAGGTCTACTAAgactgtctgtatgtctgcaaACATTAATGTGTTCAGTCTCTGTATGGCTATCTGGCCACCTCTCTATTAATCTACCTGGATGTCAGCAATTATGGCAAGTTAGTAGAGTTCTGTCTGTTGGTCAatcagtggctgtgtgtgtatctgattGTCTGCCTCCCTTAGCAATGTCAGTTGCTTTTTGACTGCTTTTTGATAAAgtctatattttattatattactaCCTGCATGTTTTTCAAACAACATGAAAAATTGTTTCTTCATAAAGCATTGGAATTATTCATCTTCCATtagcaataacaataatcataatagCAATACCAGCAGATTATATAATAATTAAGGCATTTAAAAAGATCTGGGACTACTtctgaacataaaaataatttgacaggCACCTAACCAAGACTCGGACCTGTGACTAAAACATATGCCTCCGTTACTGAAGGCATAAAAAGTAGACCTCTGTtttcatgttggtttttaacacaacaaaaaaaacagaaaacgatagcaaaaataatgacaacaaaaaataaaaataattattacaattaaaaaaatctactttGGAATTGCAgttatacataaacacaaacagctcTTTGAGtgtatttaaaagaaatgtgaaatctGAATTTTGCTGTCTGAAAACTGAAGAGTGAAGAATCAGAAAACTAGCTTCgctgtaacaacaacaaaaattacCATTGAAATGAAATTCTCAATTTGAtgagtacatttaaaaaaagaagtaaaagcAGTCACTTGATGGTTTGTGGTATTTCACAGTGCCATGCAAAAGAAGCATGTGGTGCTTGTGAGATGATGTGGGTGGAGTCTTATGAGGAAGAGGCAGggcataacaaaaaaagaaggcaaggttttgatgatgtcacctgATGAGGAGTGGTGTCAGAGGAACTGTCACAGTACAAAGGGAGTGCCCTGGTGGAAATTCCGGGTTGGAATTTGGTGATGGAATCTAGCCAGAACCAAATTCTGCTCCAGTTGGATACCATCTGGAATTTGGTGAGGGTCTAATTGTCTGTACCAAGCAGGCCCCCCATGGTTGCTATTTCAGCCATCTTGTTCGCCAGCTTGACAATCTCCAAACCAAGGCTTAAAACCAGGTTGGAACCATGCTGGAATTTCGACCATAGTGTGGTTGGCCAttactgtgtgtgggggtgaaaGATTATACCAGTCCATACATTGGAAGTGTGGCAGTGCGAAACATTTATTCTTTCCTCTCCCGATTGACTTTCTTCTTTAGCTTGGTTTGATGATGCACTTGTGATTGTTATAAATGTTGCTTAGAAAACAAGCtactattttgtgtgtgtgtgtacatgtgcatgtttgaatgtgtgtaccTCTCTTGAATTTAATTAGCATAAAGATATCGCCTAGTCAGagtggttgtgtgcgtgtgtgtgtgtgtgtgtgtgtatgtgtacgtgtgtgtgtgttcagcactCTTCTGATTTTAGCGCTCCACACTCCTCCTTCCCACCATCACTCTCTTCTTTGTTGCCTGCGTCTCCACCCTCATTCTCCGCAGGATACACCACAACACAGAACTTTTGTCCCACGTACGTCATCTTAtctgaaagagagtgagagagagagagcgagagagagaaagaaaaagagaaattacaTGTTATGAGAGATTCAGTACAGTTCACTATCATAATGTGCATTCGCATTGTGCGTACACATTTAATGTGGCTTACAgaatcatacacacatgcttatATAGTACACACTTGTTTAcacttgtttacatttgtccCTATTGAAAATTTTGCaagaaaatgacattaaatgtatccatttattttgcacattCGTTGTGCCTGAACAGCACACTTTGGCTTTGGGACAGGATTTAAAATAGCCTCTCCAAAGCACACTTTGGAGCCATTTGCAGAAGGCAGGCATTTACACATCTcttattgtgacatcatcattgcCGACAATGAGGGCAAAGAAGCGGTTTGCATACCGACGAAGGCATTGAAGCATTGGGGCTTTTTGTCCCAGTACACGCCCAGGAAGTAGACGGGCACACCAGTGAGCATGATGGCCAGGCCGATACCGCACACCACGGGCTCCGAGTACAGCGAGAAGATGAGCAGGAAGGCCCAGAAGAGAAGGTAGATCACTGGCCACACCAGGCTGatctgtacagacacacacaacgcaGAATTATTACATACTCTctcagacacacctgagcaccagcacacacacctacacacacctgcagcaccacACACATTGCAGAAACGCCACACACTTGAgcttcagcacacacacctgcacacacctgcaacGCTACAGAAACATCACTCCCCAGTGCATAAATTCACTGTAACAAAGttacaatatttacagtgtAACAGTACATTGTCCTATATTACATTTCCACAAGGGTAATCTTGGAGTTCTTGTACCAGTGAGTGGGCTGAATTATCCTTAGGTCTCACCTTGATTGGTCTATGCATGTCAGGTTGCTTGATGCGAAGCACAATCTGCCCGGCGACAGTGACTCCATAGAAGAGGTAGTTGATGAAGCCCACGTAGTTGATGAGAGTGTACATGTCACTGGTGCACAGCATCAGAAGTGTGGACACACACTAGAGAGGACAGATAAGACAGCGTCAGGGCCTCAACACGGAGCTTGTGGAGCCCCCTACAGGACACTCTTGAAATGGAGCTAGTCTGTGCAGTCggtctttctttcattttgaaatcttttttgttttgtttctgtagaTGTCGTTGAAAGAAAGTTAGATATCAAGCTCATTTGCTCACTGAAAAGCAGGGAGAAGATCGTCTTGAAGATTTAACgaagggaaagagaaacagaaggagcCGACAGAAGTgtgagcagagagggagagggagagggcgaccCAACGGTATGAGACTCACTGTGAAGAGGAGAGCAGGGATGGGGGTGCAGCGTTTGACATGGATCATGGCCAGCAGGCTGGGGAGATGACCCTCTCTCGCCCCTGCAAAGaacaacctgagagagagacagacagatagacttTGACTTTTTATGTTCCTTTATTGAAACTCAAAAACTTTCCACAATTTCCTTCAAACCGAACCCAACCCCCTATTTACAAACCCAAAACTCCCACCcctacccacccccaccaaaaaagaaaaagaaaaacaataatggCCAACCCCCACACTCAACTGTAACATATCTCAATCTCTTCTTCATTTACCACACAAGCAGCCCCCCTGATACACCACATTCTTTTGAATGTTTCCACATCGTGCGTCACTTTGAAATACTCAAATTCTACCCAAGGGCATGCAGAGACGTAGCCCCTAAACAAAGAACaacctgagacagagagaacgagagagagagagagagagagagagagagagagaggtagagaggtaTAGAGACCATCACGTCCAGTacagtgcagacacactgagTACTGTCAATGTCTCTATACTCACAGTGTGCACAGCAGGGCAACCTGCTGCACTCTGCATAAAACAAACTGGAAGTAAAACATGCATCACATTGGCTAAATGTTCTTTTCAACAGTCGGTGTCTGATAACTGATGAACATTTGGGACTGTTTGTACCCTCACTCAGGGACAGAGGAACAGGTTGGGGAGACATGGACGGACTTGGGAAAAAGGTGACCGAGACCAGAGAA
The nucleotide sequence above comes from Anguilla rostrata isolate EN2019 chromosome 7, ASM1855537v3, whole genome shotgun sequence. Encoded proteins:
- the LOC135259416 gene encoding NEDD8-like; this encodes MLIKVKTLTGKEIEIDIEPTDKVERIKERVEEKEGIPPQQQRLIYSGKQMNDEKTAADYKIQGGSVLHLVLALRGGAPHSRRIHLAPF